From one Gallionella capsiferriformans ES-2 genomic stretch:
- a CDS encoding cytochrome c gives MKKRIAFLTGTLFFTTLTAAEPLALQRVMKELGKNMQIVTDGISREDWVLVEHTAHQIGEHPEAPPDEKIRIISFMGSNMGKFKSFDAQTHEAAHEMAEAAQDKNGQSVIAAFQKLQTGCLACHQTFRPAFTEHFYGKSK, from the coding sequence ATGAAAAAAAGGATCGCATTCTTGACCGGCACCCTGTTTTTTACCACGCTCACAGCCGCAGAGCCGCTTGCACTGCAGCGGGTAATGAAAGAGCTGGGCAAAAACATGCAAATCGTAACTGATGGCATATCCCGCGAAGACTGGGTTCTCGTTGAACACACCGCTCATCAGATCGGCGAGCATCCTGAGGCACCGCCGGACGAAAAAATCCGCATCATCAGTTTCATGGGAAGCAATATGGGCAAATTCAAGTCCTTCGACGCGCAAACCCATGAAGCCGCACATGAAATGGCCGAGGCGGCTCAGGATAAAAACGGGCAAAGCGTGATCGCCGCCTTTCAGAAACTACAGACAGGCTGTCTGGCCTGCCATCAGACATTCCGTCCTGCCTTCACAGAGCACTTCTACGGAAAATCCAAGTAA
- a CDS encoding TetR/AcrR family transcriptional regulator produces MNQEVIKRRMPSEERQSEIVRVAIHLAAEKGIDSVTTQDMADAMKVTQGAIFKHFPTKDDIWLAVMQWIRGKLMTVVEKAASEATDPMDAIERMFFAHITFIGKHPSIPRLLFSEMLHKRNSKLRDLIQEIISGYEGKIAGLLEMAKDQALVARELDSKNAAVLYIGMIQGLFMQVSIFGGKRTLLEEAKKTFPIYLHGIKKRSDDL; encoded by the coding sequence ATGAATCAGGAAGTTATTAAACGCCGTATGCCGAGTGAGGAGCGGCAAAGCGAAATTGTCCGCGTCGCTATTCATCTGGCCGCCGAAAAGGGTATAGACAGCGTCACGACACAGGATATGGCCGATGCGATGAAAGTGACTCAGGGGGCTATTTTCAAGCATTTTCCGACCAAGGACGATATCTGGCTGGCCGTCATGCAGTGGATACGCGGCAAACTGATGACGGTGGTGGAAAAGGCCGCATCTGAGGCGACAGATCCGATGGATGCGATTGAACGGATGTTCTTTGCACATATTACTTTTATCGGTAAGCATCCTTCCATTCCGCGTTTGCTGTTTTCAGAGATGCTGCATAAAAGAAACAGTAAGCTCCGCGACCTGATTCAGGAAATCATCTCAGGTTATGAAGGGAAAATTGCCGGCCTGCTTGAAATGGCAAAAGATCAGGCGCTGGTGGCGAGAGAGCTGGACAGCAAAAATGCGGCGGTACTCTACATCGGGATGATTCAAGGGCTGTTTATGCAGGTTTCTATTTTTGGCGGCAAACGCACCTTGCTGGAGGAGGCCAAAAAAACCTTCCCGATTTATCTGCACGGCATCAAAAAACGTAGCGATGATCTTTAA
- a CDS encoding IS4 family transposase: MNRGKTVFAQLLDFVPFNHFEYLTERFAANHGIKHFSAWSQFICMAYAQLTRRDGLRDLVACLNSQKSKLYHIGIRSKVSRSTLADANERRDWRLFEALGHRLISIALELYRDEDIGLGLKEPLYAMDSTTIDLCLTLFPWAEFRSTKAAVKAHTIIDLRGSIPVFLSITTGKVHDVNLLDVIPFPAGTIVVIDRGYLHFARLYALHQRQVTFVIRAKNNLRFTWIASREVDKATGLRCDQTILLATPKSKTAYPERLRRVSFRDPETGKHLVFLTNRFDLPALTIANIYKNRWQIELFFKWLKQNLAIKHFYGNSLNAVKSQIWIAICVYLLVSIAKKQLNLPASQQILLNLFEVNMFDKTPINQMVANAIQNLDEPDISKQLNLFDF; the protein is encoded by the coding sequence ATGAATCGGGGCAAAACAGTTTTCGCACAATTGCTGGACTTCGTGCCGTTCAATCATTTCGAATATCTGACCGAGCGCTTTGCCGCCAACCACGGGATCAAGCATTTCTCCGCATGGAGCCAATTCATCTGCATGGCCTATGCACAACTGACCCGGCGCGATGGCTTGCGTGATTTGGTTGCCTGTCTCAATTCTCAGAAGAGCAAGCTTTACCATATCGGTATCCGCAGCAAAGTATCCCGTTCCACACTGGCCGATGCCAACGAACGGCGCGACTGGCGGCTGTTCGAGGCACTCGGCCATCGTTTGATCTCCATAGCGCTCGAACTGTACCGGGACGAGGACATCGGCCTGGGACTCAAAGAACCGCTCTACGCCATGGACTCGACCACCATCGATCTGTGCCTGACGCTGTTCCCCTGGGCGGAATTTCGTTCAACCAAGGCCGCCGTCAAAGCGCACACCATCATTGATCTGCGCGGTTCAATCCCTGTGTTTCTGTCCATTACCACCGGCAAGGTTCACGATGTCAATCTGCTCGACGTGATCCCATTCCCCGCTGGCACCATCGTCGTCATTGATCGGGGCTACCTGCACTTCGCCAGATTGTATGCGCTACACCAGCGCCAAGTTACCTTTGTCATCCGCGCAAAGAACAATCTCCGCTTTACCTGGATTGCGTCGCGCGAAGTGGACAAAGCCACTGGATTACGCTGCGATCAAACCATACTGCTGGCGACACCCAAATCAAAAACCGCTTACCCGGAACGCCTGCGCCGGGTTTCTTTCCGCGACCCGGAAACCGGCAAGCATTTGGTGTTCCTGACCAATCGCTTCGATTTGCCCGCGCTGACCATCGCCAATATCTACAAAAATCGCTGGCAAATCGAACTGTTCTTCAAGTGGCTCAAGCAAAACCTTGCCATCAAACATTTCTATGGCAATTCCCTCAATGCCGTCAAATCCCAAATCTGGATCGCAATATGCGTTTACCTGCTGGTCAGCATTGCCAAAAAACAGCTCAATCTTCCTGCCTCCCAGCAGATTTTACTGAATCTTTTTGAGGTCAATATGTTCGATAAAACCCCAATAAATCAAATGGTTGCAAATGCGATACAGAATCTTGACGAACCGGACATCAGTAAACAATTGAATCTATTCGATTTTTAA
- the mraZ gene encoding division/cell wall cluster transcriptional repressor MraZ, with protein MFQGAAQLNLDGKGRLAIPARYRDRLLSNCAGNLVLTADADGCLLVYPEPEWVTIRDKLNKLPSFNPRARALQRLIVGHAEDVQMDNAGRVLVSPVLRSYAGLDKSVMLIGQGNKFELWDEVKWQAQQQAALLLMSGDLPAELEGFSL; from the coding sequence ATGTTCCAAGGGGCAGCGCAACTTAATCTGGACGGCAAAGGCAGGCTCGCAATACCGGCAAGGTATCGCGACAGGCTGCTGAGTAACTGCGCCGGAAATTTGGTGCTGACAGCTGACGCGGATGGGTGTCTGCTGGTCTATCCGGAGCCTGAGTGGGTAACAATCCGCGACAAGCTAAATAAGCTGCCTTCATTTAATCCGCGCGCACGTGCCTTGCAACGTCTGATTGTGGGTCATGCCGAAGATGTGCAGATGGACAACGCGGGACGGGTACTGGTTTCGCCGGTGCTGCGCAGTTATGCCGGACTGGACAAGAGCGTGATGCTGATCGGTCAAGGCAATAAATTTGAGTTGTGGGATGAGGTCAAGTGGCAGGCGCAACAACAGGCCGCGTTGCTGTTGATGTCGGGTGACTTGCCGGCAGAGCTCGAAGGATTTTCGCTGTGA
- the rsmH gene encoding 16S rRNA (cytosine(1402)-N(4))-methyltransferase RsmH — MSEVLVHTTVLLAEAVEALAIKPDGIYLDCTFGRGGHSALILQQLGANGRLIALDKDMTAVSHGLEWQDARFKMVHSGFTHLAEVLRELGVERVDGILLDLGVSSPQLDEAARGFSFRFDAPLDMRMDNSRGPTAAQWLETADEGLLTEVIRDYGEERFAKQIARAIIVAREIQPIQTTGQLVELVGKTVRTRETGKNPATRTFQAIRIYLNQELEELKQVLPQCVTHLKPGGRLAVISFHSLEDRMVKHFIRDMNDADKLPRNVPIRASEVPKGKLNLIGRAIKAGKDELNSNPRARSAVMRVAERSDVA, encoded by the coding sequence GTGAGTGAGGTGCTGGTTCATACCACTGTGCTGCTGGCGGAGGCGGTCGAGGCGCTGGCGATCAAACCGGATGGCATCTATCTGGATTGCACTTTTGGCCGGGGTGGGCACAGCGCACTGATCCTGCAGCAACTGGGCGCAAATGGACGCCTGATCGCGCTGGACAAAGATATGACTGCGGTCAGTCATGGTCTGGAATGGCAGGATGCTCGCTTTAAGATGGTGCATAGCGGCTTTACCCATCTGGCAGAGGTGCTGCGCGAGCTGGGTGTTGAACGTGTAGACGGTATTTTGCTTGATTTGGGTGTGTCTTCGCCGCAACTGGATGAGGCCGCGCGCGGCTTTAGTTTCAGGTTTGATGCGCCATTAGACATGCGTATGGATAACAGTCGCGGCCCGACCGCCGCGCAATGGTTGGAAACAGCGGACGAGGGTCTGCTGACGGAGGTTATACGTGATTACGGCGAAGAACGGTTTGCTAAGCAGATTGCAAGAGCGATTATTGTTGCGCGTGAAATTCAACCCATCCAGACCACGGGGCAGCTCGTCGAGCTGGTTGGCAAGACGGTACGTACCCGCGAAACCGGAAAAAATCCGGCGACACGCACCTTTCAAGCTATACGGATTTATCTCAATCAGGAGCTCGAGGAATTAAAGCAGGTGCTGCCCCAGTGCGTCACGCACCTGAAGCCGGGCGGGCGACTGGCAGTCATCAGTTTTCATTCGCTGGAAGACCGCATGGTTAAGCACTTCATTCGCGATATGAATGATGCGGACAAATTGCCGCGCAATGTTCCTATCCGCGCCAGTGAAGTGCCCAAGGGCAAGTTGAACTTAATCGGGCGTGCGATTAAAGCTGGCAAAGACGAGCTGAATAGCAATCCGCGTGCGCGCAGCGCCGTGATGCGTGTGGCTGAGCGCAGCGATGTGGCGTAA
- the ftsL gene encoding cell division protein FtsL yields the protein MWRNGFLQGLLLVLVITGALSVVTSQHQARKLFIALQQEKEHAHQMEIEWGQLQLEQSTLAASARVERVATKQLQMQLPKKEQIKLIRVGQSSPLDNGTSHKP from the coding sequence ATGTGGCGTAACGGATTTTTGCAAGGCCTATTGCTGGTGTTGGTTATCACCGGCGCGTTGAGCGTGGTCACCTCGCAGCATCAGGCACGAAAATTGTTTATCGCTCTGCAGCAGGAAAAAGAACATGCCCATCAGATGGAAATTGAGTGGGGGCAGTTGCAGTTGGAGCAGAGCACGCTGGCCGCATCTGCTCGGGTGGAAAGAGTCGCAACAAAGCAGCTGCAGATGCAGTTACCCAAAAAAGAGCAAATTAAATTGATAAGGGTTGGGCAGTCCTCGCCTCTCGATAACGGAACCAGTCATAAACCATGA
- a CDS encoding peptidoglycan D,D-transpeptidase FtsI family protein, which produces MKYTAKSNDSITAKLPGWRAIVLFALLLLCLAGLVGRAIYLQGIRDDFLQEKGNQRYSRIIEVSAHRGMITDRNGEPLAVSTPVESVWASPSDIKIDDANETKISPQQLKQLAQALGMRVTDVHDHLSDVKRDFVFLKRQLPPEQSGSVAKLNLPGISLQHEYRRYYPAGEEFAQMLGFTGQDDNGQEGLELVLQNQLAGKLGSQRVIKDRRGHIVEDAGSLTPPKPGGDIALSLDSKIQHLAYRELKLAVAQHQAKAGAIVVLDANSGEVLALANYPSYNPNNRTRVSTQAMRNRAVADVFEPGSTMKPFTIATALNIGKVRPDTMINTENGVFTVGNKKIHDTHAEPMLSVSQVIQKSSNVGAAKIALSMEPDTMWQTFYDAGFGHHTGSNFPGEAIGMLRDAKSWKPIEQATMSYGHGISVNLLQLARAYTVFAGDGEIKPVSMLKLDQPAAGKPVFSSKTAAQLRMMMESVVMPGGTAPLAQVAGYRVAGKTGTAHKLDGRHYSNRYVASFVGLAPVSAPRLIVAVMIDEPSAGQYYGGLVAAPVFSQVVAGALHLLNVPNDAPLDNVIAAPAEIVREEI; this is translated from the coding sequence ATGAAATATACGGCTAAATCAAACGACAGCATTACGGCGAAATTGCCGGGATGGCGTGCGATTGTGCTGTTCGCGCTGCTGCTTTTGTGTCTGGCAGGTTTGGTCGGACGAGCGATTTATCTTCAGGGTATACGGGACGACTTTTTGCAGGAGAAAGGCAATCAGCGCTACAGCCGGATCATTGAGGTCAGCGCGCATCGCGGCATGATTACCGACCGCAATGGCGAGCCGCTCGCAGTTAGCACACCAGTCGAGTCGGTTTGGGCCAGTCCGTCCGATATCAAGATCGACGATGCGAATGAAACAAAAATCAGCCCGCAGCAATTGAAGCAGCTGGCGCAGGCGTTGGGTATGCGGGTGACCGATGTGCATGACCATCTGTCCGATGTGAAGCGGGATTTTGTGTTTCTGAAACGGCAGTTGCCGCCTGAGCAGTCAGGAAGTGTGGCAAAACTGAATTTACCGGGGATTTCCTTGCAGCATGAATATCGTCGCTATTACCCGGCCGGAGAGGAATTTGCACAGATGCTAGGCTTTACCGGTCAGGATGACAACGGGCAGGAAGGGCTGGAACTGGTGCTGCAGAACCAGCTTGCCGGCAAACTGGGTAGTCAGCGCGTGATCAAGGACAGGCGAGGCCATATTGTTGAGGATGCCGGCAGTCTGACGCCACCGAAGCCCGGTGGCGATATTGCATTGAGCCTGGACAGCAAAATTCAGCATCTGGCCTATCGGGAGTTAAAACTCGCCGTCGCGCAGCATCAGGCCAAGGCGGGCGCGATCGTGGTGTTGGACGCGAATAGTGGCGAAGTGCTGGCGCTGGCCAATTATCCAAGCTACAACCCCAATAACCGCACACGAGTGAGTACGCAGGCGATGCGCAACCGCGCGGTGGCCGATGTGTTTGAGCCCGGTTCCACCATGAAACCGTTCACCATAGCGACAGCACTGAATATCGGCAAGGTGCGTCCTGATACGATGATCAACACCGAAAACGGCGTGTTTACGGTAGGCAATAAAAAAATTCACGACACGCACGCTGAACCCATGCTGAGCGTCTCTCAGGTGATACAAAAATCGAGCAACGTGGGCGCGGCGAAAATCGCCTTGTCCATGGAGCCGGACACGATGTGGCAAACATTTTACGATGCGGGATTCGGGCATCACACCGGAAGCAATTTTCCGGGTGAGGCGATCGGCATGTTGCGAGATGCAAAAAGTTGGAAACCCATCGAGCAGGCCACGATGTCCTACGGACACGGTATTTCGGTCAATCTGTTGCAGCTGGCGCGTGCCTATACGGTGTTTGCCGGCGATGGCGAAATCAAACCCGTGTCAATGCTAAAACTCGATCAGCCAGCAGCAGGAAAACCGGTATTTTCCAGTAAAACGGCAGCACAGTTGCGCATGATGATGGAATCGGTGGTGATGCCGGGAGGCACGGCGCCGCTGGCACAAGTGGCGGGCTATCGAGTGGCGGGGAAAACAGGTACGGCGCATAAGCTTGACGGGCGGCATTACTCGAATCGATATGTAGCCTCCTTTGTCGGATTGGCGCCTGTATCAGCACCGCGTCTGATTGTCGCCGTCATGATAGATGAGCCAAGCGCCGGACAATATTACGGCGGTCTGGTAGCGGCACCCGTGTTCAGTCAGGTTGTCGCAGGTGCGTTGCATTTACTGAATGTACCGAACGATGCGCCGCTGGACAATGTGATTGCAGCACCGGCTGAAATTGTCAGGGAGGAAATATGA
- a CDS encoding UDP-N-acetylmuramoyl-L-alanyl-D-glutamate--2,6-diaminopimelate ligase, translated as MTPTLSQLQLQLGVPLNHLVTDSRTLKSGDVFMAYPGEKTDGRQFIAQAILQGAAAVIWDAHNFVWDKAWTVPNIGISDLRHNAGFLADAIYGEPSKSLRMIGVTGTNGKTSTCHWIAQALGDAGKKCALIGTLGNGFVNELEASANTTPDAIRVQGLLADFLNSGAQAAAMEVSSHALAQGRVNGVRFDVALLTNLSRDHLDYHGDMESYAATKRRLFDWQSLNYAVINLDDAFGAELALQLVDKTVEVIGYGTTDEALRLAERHGLRMVYGVVLEMDSHGMKVEVRSSWGAAQLSTQMVGRFNVSNLLGALGVLLVSDVTLDAAVASLNAVQPVTGRMQKLGGNDQPLVIVDYAHTPDALEKVLLALCEAAQGTKAGGQLICVFGCGGDRDRGKRAMMGRVAEKFADRCIVTSDNPRSEDAQQIIGEVIAGMNEGRHEVISDRADAIGHAIAMAGRADIVLIAGKGHEDYQEIKGVKHPFSDVNVATQALKTWMSQPGVTQ; from the coding sequence ATGACACCAACCCTGAGTCAGTTGCAGTTACAGCTCGGCGTACCATTGAACCATCTGGTGACAGACAGCCGTACGTTGAAATCAGGCGATGTATTTATGGCCTATCCTGGTGAAAAGACGGATGGACGTCAGTTTATCGCGCAGGCAATTCTTCAAGGCGCGGCAGCCGTAATTTGGGATGCGCACAATTTTGTCTGGGATAAGGCATGGACGGTTCCCAATATTGGAATTTCTGATTTACGTCACAACGCCGGATTTCTGGCGGATGCCATTTACGGCGAACCATCAAAATCACTTCGGATGATCGGCGTGACAGGGACTAACGGAAAGACGTCGACCTGTCACTGGATCGCGCAGGCGCTGGGAGATGCCGGCAAAAAATGTGCGCTGATCGGTACGCTCGGCAATGGCTTTGTCAACGAACTAGAAGCTAGTGCAAATACCACACCGGATGCGATTCGCGTGCAGGGCTTGCTGGCAGACTTCCTGAACTCGGGTGCGCAAGCGGCAGCAATGGAGGTGTCATCCCATGCGCTGGCACAGGGTCGGGTCAATGGCGTGCGTTTCGATGTGGCCTTGCTGACGAATCTGAGCCGCGATCATCTGGATTATCACGGAGATATGGAAAGCTACGCGGCGACTAAGCGACGCCTGTTTGACTGGCAGTCGCTCAACTATGCCGTGATCAATCTTGACGATGCGTTTGGCGCGGAGCTGGCGCTGCAGCTAGTCGACAAGACGGTCGAAGTGATTGGCTACGGGACGACGGATGAAGCGCTACGCTTAGCTGAACGGCATGGCCTGCGCATGGTGTACGGCGTAGTGCTGGAGATGGACAGCCACGGCATGAAAGTTGAAGTTCGTTCAAGTTGGGGGGCGGCACAGTTGTCCACTCAGATGGTGGGCAGATTCAATGTGTCGAATTTGCTCGGCGCACTGGGCGTGCTGCTGGTGAGCGACGTGACCCTCGATGCCGCAGTCGCGTCATTAAATGCGGTGCAGCCTGTCACGGGGAGAATGCAAAAACTGGGCGGGAATGATCAGCCGCTGGTGATCGTGGACTATGCACATACACCCGATGCGCTCGAAAAAGTCTTGCTGGCGCTGTGTGAGGCCGCTCAAGGGACGAAGGCTGGAGGCCAGCTGATTTGCGTCTTTGGTTGCGGCGGCGATCGGGACCGCGGCAAACGCGCCATGATGGGTCGCGTGGCAGAAAAATTTGCCGACCGCTGCATTGTGACAAGCGATAACCCGCGCAGCGAAGATGCTCAGCAGATCATAGGCGAAGTGATTGCGGGGATGAATGAGGGCCGGCATGAGGTGATCAGCGATCGCGCTGACGCCATTGGTCATGCGATTGCCATGGCCGGGCGTGCCGATATCGTATTGATTGCGGGCAAGGGGCATGAAGATTATCAGGAAATTAAGGGCGTGAAGCATCCGTTTAGCGATGTCAATGTGGCGACACAGGCATTAAAAACCTGGATGAGTCAGCCGGGAGTTACGCAATGA
- a CDS encoding UDP-N-acetylmuramoyl-tripeptide--D-alanyl-D-alanine ligase: protein MMLLAQAAKVLHGHIKGPTDARFMAVSTDTRKIKAGDLYIALRGEKFDGADFAAQAIESGATAVLMNADSFEARSLILNPQSSILLVADTRIALGQLAAHWRQKFNIPMVAITGSNGKTTVKEMLASVLRSAAGSDDAVLATKGNFNNDIGMPLTLLQLNAQHRYAVIEMGMNHPGEIDYLTRIACPNVALINNASGAHLEGMGSVEAVAHAKGEIFSGLQPGGSAIINADDEFAPLWRCLAGANSLLEFGLSGHSDVVGAWQPNGAGLRLDVKTPVGDFTVEMQVPGEHNARNALAVTAAAIALNLSLESIVAGLSKFSGVAGRLQRKPAREGAVLIDDTYNANPASLKAAIAVLAAMSGQRVLVLGDMGELGEDTAAFHAGIGINVRESGIENLYALGELSREAVREFGVGALHFEHIDALLAELDKELKVGTTVLVKGSRFMKMERVVKHLEIGSGKWEVVSGVGCIHSPLTTPDSPEIL from the coding sequence ATGATGTTGCTAGCACAGGCAGCTAAAGTCCTTCACGGACATATCAAAGGTCCGACAGATGCGCGCTTTATGGCGGTATCGACTGATACGCGCAAGATAAAGGCGGGTGATTTGTATATCGCGTTGCGCGGTGAAAAATTCGATGGCGCTGATTTTGCCGCGCAAGCCATCGAGAGTGGCGCTACCGCTGTGCTGATGAACGCGGACAGCTTTGAAGCGCGCAGTTTAATTTTGAATCCTCAATCCTCTATCCTGCTGGTCGCGGATACGCGCATCGCATTGGGGCAACTGGCGGCGCACTGGCGTCAAAAGTTCAATATTCCGATGGTCGCGATTACCGGTAGCAACGGCAAGACAACGGTCAAGGAAATGCTGGCGAGCGTACTGCGTAGCGCGGCAGGCTCGGACGATGCGGTACTGGCGACCAAAGGCAATTTTAATAACGACATTGGTATGCCGCTGACGCTATTGCAACTTAATGCGCAGCACCGCTATGCGGTCATTGAAATGGGCATGAATCATCCCGGCGAGATCGACTATCTGACGCGGATTGCCTGTCCGAACGTTGCGCTGATTAACAACGCCAGCGGCGCCCATCTTGAAGGCATGGGATCGGTCGAGGCGGTAGCGCATGCCAAAGGGGAAATATTTTCGGGCTTACAGCCCGGTGGCAGCGCGATTATCAATGCAGATGATGAGTTTGCACCGCTTTGGCGCTGTCTTGCCGGTGCAAATTCGTTACTGGAATTCGGTTTGAGTGGACACTCGGATGTCGTGGGTGCGTGGCAGCCGAACGGTGCGGGATTGCGCCTTGACGTCAAGACGCCGGTGGGCGATTTCACAGTGGAGATGCAAGTGCCCGGGGAGCATAACGCGCGCAATGCACTGGCCGTTACCGCAGCAGCCATTGCACTAAATTTGTCGCTCGAGAGCATCGTGGCTGGCTTGTCAAAATTTTCGGGTGTCGCGGGTAGGCTGCAGCGTAAACCCGCAAGAGAGGGCGCGGTGCTGATCGACGATACCTACAACGCAAATCCGGCCTCTTTGAAAGCGGCCATTGCCGTATTGGCCGCAATGAGCGGGCAGCGCGTCCTGGTGCTGGGCGATATGGGCGAATTAGGTGAGGATACTGCGGCATTTCATGCGGGTATCGGGATCAATGTACGCGAATCAGGCATCGAAAATCTCTATGCACTGGGTGAGTTAAGTCGCGAGGCGGTGCGGGAATTCGGCGTCGGGGCACTGCATTTTGAGCACATTGATGCGCTGCTCGCGGAATTGGACAAGGAACTGAAGGTTGGCACGACCGTGCTGGTGAAAGGGTCGCGCTTCATGAAAATGGAACGTGTCGTAAAGCATCTGGAAATAGGAAGTGGGAAGTGGGAAGTGGTAAGTGGGGTTGGTTGTATCCACTCACCACTTACTACTCCCGACTCACCGGAGATATTGTAA